The genomic window AAATCATCGAGCGCAGATAATCGCGCAGGTCAGAGTCGAGCAGCTCGATGACGCCGGCCGCCGCATCTTCTACGGAGAGGCCGAGCGGATCGGCGAGTTGCACCTTGATCGCATCGACCGAGCGCTGCCGGTCGAGCTTGACCGCGCCGCCGAGGAAGTTGTCCGGGTTGAGATAGCCGAGCACCATGTGGCAGTCGGAGATTGTCACCGTCTCGATGCCGCTCTCCTTCCAGCAGACGCCGACCCGGTAACCGGCTGAATCCGGGCCGAGCTTGATGGCCTTGGTGTAGGGATCGAGCCGAATAAAGGATCCGGCTCCGGCGCCGACCGAGTCCATCGCGACAAGCGGAAGCGACAGTACGAGCCGTGCCATGTCCGGATCGTTCCGGATGGTCAGCTCGCCCTGCGTGATCAGCGCCACGTCGAAGGATGTGCCGCCGATATCGGAGCAGGCGATATTGCTGTAGCCAAGCACCTCGCCGAGATACTTGGCGCCGATGACGCCGCCGATCGGCCCGGAGACGATGGTGCGCGCCAGTTCCTTGGCTTTCCAGGAAATCGTGCCACCATGGGTCGCCATCACCCGGAAGTCGAACTTGGTGCCGTGTTCCTTGAAGGCGTCGGAGATCTTCTTGAGGGTCTGGCGAGACGGCTCGGCCGCATAGCCTTCGAGAATAGTCGTATTGGTTCGGTGCGTTTCCTTGCGCACGGGATAGTAATCGGCCGAGGCGAACACCGGGATGGACTTGCCGCTCTTGGCGATTTCCTCTGTCACGATATCGCGCACGCGGCGTTCGTGATCGGGGTTCTTGTAGGAATGGAGTAGGCTGATGACGATGCCCTCGACATCGGCAGCGATGAGTTCACGCGCGGCCTCGCGGGCGGTCTCCTCCCGCAGCGGGATGACCACCGTGCCCGACATGTCCACACGCTCGACGACCCCGCGCGTCAGGTTGCGCGGCACGAGCGGCGGATCATAGCGATGGGTGTTGAGGTGGATGCGGTCCTCATAGGCGTAGCCGAGATAGGCCTGGATCGCCCGGCCCATGCGATGGAAGTCCTCCATGCCGCGGTTGACGATCAGGCCGCAACGCAGGCCTTTCCGCTGAACGACACGATTGAGCATCGCCGTGCCGGAATAGACCCCTGTCTGGAGTTGCTGCAGCGCCGCGTCGAGCGTTAGGCCCCAGGCACCGAGGCCGTCCTCACTCGAGGCGATCAGCCCCAGCGCCTCGTTCTGCGGGGTGCTCTGGGCCTTGCCGACGACGAAATCGCCATCTGAATCGACGAAAAAAGTGTCCGTCATCGTGCCGCCGGCATCGATGCCGAGCACCTGCACGCTTCTGTCGTTGGGGGTATGTATGTTCATGAGCGTCCTCCTTCTGAGGGTCGGCCTCTGACGAGCCGGTAACAGGAAGGAGGGCAGGGAGCGTGCCAACGCCGACGCTAGGCGGCGATATCTGGTTTTCCAGGTGCTTGCCGCACGTGCGAAAAAGAGCTTTCGCGTCCGCACATCGTCCGATCGTCGGACGCCGGACGGCTGGTTGTCCGGCGGACGGACGTAGGATCAGTATCCTGTCGGAGCGGCAGCCCGATATTCGGCGAGCCGCAGGTAGAGTGTGGAGCGGGCGATGCCGAGCCGCTTTGCCGCTTCGGTGAGATTGCCGCCGCAGGCTTCGACCTGGGCGAGGATGGCGGCGCGTTCGGCCACGCGTAGATTGGCCTTCGACGCGGGCAGCGTTGCTGCGACAGGTGGTGCTGAATGGGCGACGGCAGCAGGGCCTAGCGCAAGCTCCAGCGGAAGATCCGCGAGTTCGAGGCGATCGTTCTCTGCCAAGGCGACCATGGCATCGACGACGTTGCGCAGCTCGCGCGCATTGCCCGGCCAGGGATGGGCGGTAAGGTGCTCCAGCAAAGCGGGCGCGAATGTTGGCGCGGGCTTGTTGAGCCGCTCCGCCGCCCTCGCCGCGAAGCTACGCGCGAGGGTGGCGACGTCTTCCCGACGCTCGCGCAAGGGCGGAATGCGGAGCCGCGCTGCGGCGATGCGGTAGTAGAGGTCGCGGCGAAAACGACCGGCCTCGACCTCGGCGGAGAGGTCGCGATTGGTCATCGACAGGATGCGGATGTCGACATGCCGCCCCACCGGATCGCCAATGCGATAAACGATCCCGTCCTCCAGCACGCGCAGCAGGTAGGATTGCAGATCGAGCGGCATCTCGCCGATTTCGTCAAGGCAAAGGACGCCGCCGTCTGCCTGCTCGATCCGGCCGGAGCGACCATTCGCGTCGGCACCGGTGAAAGCACCCTTGGCATAGCCAAACAGCTCACTGGCAATCAGATCACGAGGCATGCCGCCGCAATTGAGCGGCACGAAAGGCCCGTCTGCGACTGGTCCGGCGCCCTTGATCGCGCGGGCGAACAATTCCTTGCCGACCCCGGTCTCGCCTTCGATGAGAACGGGCAGGCTGTTGGCGCCGAGTTTGCGCGCCCGCATGCGCACTTCATTGATCGCCGCGCTCTCGCCCAGAATACTGCCGAAGCCGATCACGGGCTCAACAGCCTCCTTGGGCTGGCTTGTCGGGGGCCGGCTGCGGGGGCGATGCATTACGATGAGGCATCCGATCGCTTCGCCTTCGTTCTGCACGATTTCCAGGCTCGCGTTCGGAAAGCGGCGTCGGCAGTTCTCCTCCCAGGTCTCCTGCCGCGCTGAACCGATGAGCTGCCTCAATTCGCTCCTGAAGCCATCGGGATCCGCATCGAGGCGCCGCCGTGCGTTCTCGGCGGCGTGCACCACAAAGCCGCGCCTGTCGATGACGAGGATATCCTCGCTCAGCCATATGGCGCGCTTCGAGACGAAACTGCGCAGAAGGAGTTCGTGCTCGGCCCGGGCCGCCTGACCCAGCGTCGCCTCGATTTCCTGGCCGATCGACACGGCCAGTGCCAGGCTCTGCGGATTGAAATGCGCAAGGGGCCCGGAAATATCGACGACGCCGAGAATGTCCCCATCCAGCGGATGGCGGACCGGTGTGGCGGCACAAGTCCAGCGCTGCACATCCTCGCAGAAATGCGCCGCACCGCGAATCTCGGTCGGCTTCCCATCAACCAACGCCGTGCCGATGGCATTCGTGCCGATCACCGCCTCCTCCCAGCGCCCGCCGGTCTCCAGGTGATTGCGACGGCCGTTATCGACAATGCGGGGATCACCAGCGGTTTCGACAATGAAGCCGCTGGCATCTGTCAGGATCATCATCGACGAGGCTTCGGCGAGAAACAGGCCTGAGCGGCTTAGCGCCGGCCGCGCGGCGGCGAGGAGGGCCGAGCTGCCCGAACGTCGCCGGTATATTTCAGGCTCCGTGGAAAGGGGCGCTTCGCGTCTTGATGCGTTGACGCCAAGGGCTCGCGAGCGCACCCAGGATGCGACAAGGGCAGAGGGTATCCCAGCGGGGGCTTCTCCCCTGCCGAGAAAGGTCTCCCACGCGTGACGCATTTCGCGCTGTCTGTGCATGCGTCCCTCCCGATCACCGATAACGGCTTAAACGCTGCTACGGACGACCATTGCAGGCAGGCGGCATCGCCGTGATCGGGAGCGGCTGGCGGCCGAGCCCGGATGGCAAAGCCGCCGTGGCAGAGAGCCAACCTCGTACTGGTCGACTCCGCTTGCGTTCCCCCAAATCGTAGGCTTCTAAGGCCAACCTCGCTCGAACTATGCACAGGGCATCGGCATCCTGCAACCCGTCAGTCAGGCCGGGCTGCGTTACGGGTGTTCTGTTAATGTGAGTGCGGTCAGGCGGCTGGCCAGCATTGATCCCCATACATGTTTGAGGTGCTGACGCGGCTTTGGCGTCTGGAGCTCGGTGGCCATGCGACCCGCAGAATGCGCAGACTAGGAGTGGTGCTTATATTATAGACCGTCGATGACGCTATCAGGCATGGGGCTTCCCGGCGGAGAATAGACGTCCGGGTTGAGCACATCCTTCAGCACGTTCACGAAGGTCTGGGCCGCGAGCGAGAGCGGGCGGCGTTTTGGAATGATCATGCCGATCGAGACGGGAATGCGCGGCTCGAACTGGCGTATCACAATATGGTCCAGCTCGCCCGCGTCCCATACGGAGAAATGATCGACGAGCGCCACGCCGCGTCCGCGCTCCACCAAGCGGCGTATCAACTGGCTCTGGTTGGAAATCAGATAGTTGGACGGCCGCACACCCTCGGTGGAGAAGGAGCGGAAGATCGCCGCGCCAAAAGGCACGGAACGCGGATAGGTGACGAAGGGCTGCCCGGCCAGGTCGCTCGCCAGGATGATGCGGTGCTTGGCGAGTTCATGCGCCTTGGGCATGATGCACACCATCGAGGCCGTTTTCAGCGTCTGCGTCATCAGGTCCGACTCGTGCTCGGGATGATGGACGAGGCCAAAGTCGTAGTTGCCGCGGCTGACATAGGTGTGGATCTTGTCCGAGTCGAGCAGGTCGACCTGCACCTGGATCCCCGGATACTGGCTGTTGAAGCGCTCCATCGCCATGGGGATGAGCGCTGTGCTGAAGGCCGACAGGATGCCGATATTGACGTAGCCCTGCGCCATCGTGGTGAGGTCCAGCGACAGGTTTTCGAATAGGGTCAGCTCGTCCATCAACCGAGTGGCATGGGTGAAGAGAAGCTCGGCCTCGGGGGTCGGGCGCAGCCGTCCGGCGCGACGCTCGAACAGCCTGACGCCCGCAAAGTCTTCCAGCTGTTTGAGTGATTTGCTGGCGTTCGGCTGGGTCGTATGGAGCGCCTGCGCGGCCTCCGTGACCGAGCCCGTCTTCATGAAGGCGGCGAGCGTGTCGAGATGGCGCAGCTTGATCCGGCGCATGCTTCGATGGAACTCCAGCACATTCCAATATGGAATGGAAAGCTCGAATAATTGAATTTTACGGGATAGGGAAGCCCCTCCTAGAGTGCCGGTGATCAACGGATTTGGCGGCTGTCCCTGCCGCCGGAAAGACGAACCGCATCATCATGGGCACTATCAGGGTTGGCATCGACGTCGGCGGAACCTTCACGGATTTCACTGTGCTTGACGACGAAACGGGCGCCATGCGTCATTTCAAGGTGTCATCGACGCCGCATGATCCGTCCGAGGCGATCGAGACCGGCATCGCCAGTTTTCCGGAGCGCGGGCTCTCCGCGGCCGATGTCGTGCATTTCGGCCACGGCACCACGGTTGCGACCAACATGGTCATCGAGCGCCGGGGCGGCAAGACAGGCCTCCTGACGACCGCAGGGTTCCGCGACGTGCTCGAGATCGGCCGGCAGACGCGGCCGGACCTGTTCGACATGAGCGTGCGCAAGCCCGACCCGCTGGTGGTGCGTCCGCTGCGCCTTGAAGTCTCCGAGCGCCTCGGCCCCGACGGCGAAATGATCCTGCCCCTCGACGAGGAAGGCGTGGCGGCAGCCGCGCGCCACTTCAGGGAGGCGGAGGTCGAGGCCATCGCGATCGGCTTCCTGCATTCCTATCGCAATCCGACGCATGAGCAGCGCGCCGCGGCGATCATCCGGGACTATCTGCCCGACGTTTTCATCAGCCTGTCCAGCGACGTGCTGCCCGAATTCCGGGAATACGAGCGCATCTCCACCACGGTTATGAACGCCTATCTGATGCCGCGCATGGACGGCTATCTCGACCGCTTCATGAAGCGGTCGCGCAAGACCGGCGTGGAGGCAAAGCCTTACACGATTCATTCTAACGGCGGCCTGATGTCGACCGAGACGGCGCGCAACTATCCCGTGCGCACCTGCCTGTCCGGCCCGGCGGCTGGCGTCGTCGGCGCGGCCCTCGTCGGCAAGGCCGCCTCCTTCCCCGACATCATCACCTATGATGTCGGCGGCACGTCCACGGACGTCGCGCTGATTGCGGGCGGCAAGCCCGCCTATTCGGCCGACCGCGACGTGGCGGGCTATTCCATCCGCTGTCCCATGGTCGACGTCAGCGTCATCGGTGCCGGCGGCGGCTCTATCGCCTGGCTCGACGATGCCGGTGGCCTCAAGGTCGGCCCGCAGAGCGCGGCAGCCGTGCCCGGCCCGGCCGCCTATGGCAAGGGCGGTACGGAAGCGACCATCACCGACGCCAATATCGTCCTCCAGCGGCTCAATCCCGTCGCCTTGCTCGACGGCGCCATGCCGGTCGACCGCGAGGCCGCGCTGAAAGCGGTCGGCGCGGTGGCCGAGAAGATCGGCCGCAGCGTCGAGGACACGGCCTGGGGCGTCATCCGCATCGCAGTTGCCAATATGGCGCGCGCGATCCGCGCCGTGTCCATGGACAAGGGCCATGATCTCAAGCAATTCGCCTTGATGGCCTTCGGCGGCGCAGGCCCGCTGCACGCCTCGCTGGTCGCCGCCGAGACCGGGCTCGAGACCGTAATCATTCCGGAATCGCCCGGTACCATGTGCGCGCGCGGCGTGTTGCTGTCCGACGTCACCCGCGACTTCGTCTCGACCCAGATCAAACGGGCGCAAGGCGAGAGCTGGGGAGAGATCACGTCGGCGGTCAGTGCGCTGGAGGAACAGGCCCGCGCGTGGCTGGAAGCCGAGACCATTCCCGATGACAAGCGCGCGCTGCAGCATATCGCGGAAGCCCGCTACGCCGGCCAAAACCACGAGATCCGCGTGGAAGGCGTACTGACGACAGCCGTGGATTTCGCCGCCCGCTTCGCCGAGGCGCACAAGGTGGTCTACGGCTATGCGCTCGACGATCACCCGGTCGAGATCGTCAACCTCCGCGTCCAGGCGATTGGCCATGCCGGCCGTCCGCTACAGACGGTGGCTGATGTGCAGGGCTCCATGGCCGCGGCCAAAATGGGCGAGCGTGACGTTTATGTCGGCCCTGAGCGCGGCTGGCTGACGATGCCGGTCTACAAGCGCGCGCTGATGCCCCAGGGCGAGGAATTCTCCGGCCCGGCCATCATCGAGGAACTGACCTCGACGGCCTATGTGCTTCCCGACCAGCAGGGCGTCGTCGACGCCTATGGCAACATCATCCTCAAGTTTGTGAAGGGTCGCGCGTGATGCGACAGCACGTCAAGCCTCCGCGCGAGTTCGACGCCATCGAGATGGAGGTTTACTCCAACCGGTTCATGTCGATCACCGACGAGATGGGCCTCAGCCTCGTCCGCTCCTCGTTCTCCACCAATATCAAGGAGCGCAAGGACTGCTCCGTCGGCCTGTTCGACGGTACCGGCCGCCTGATCGTGCAGGCCTCGCATATTCCGGTGCATCTCGGTTCGCTGCAGGGCGGCGTGGCCGCGGTGCTCGAGAACTTCAAGCCCGAGGAGATCAAGCCGGGCGACGCCTTCATCTGCAACGACCCCTATCTCGCCGGCGGCTCGCACACGCCCGATATCTCGATCCTCACGCCGGTGTTCTATGAGGGGCGGCTGTGCTTCTTCGCCGCCAATCTCGGGCATCACTCAGACGTTGGCGGCGGGGTGCCGGGGTCCTGCGACCCGAGCCAGACCAGCATCTTCGCCGAGGGCCTGCGTATTCCTGTATTGAAGATCGCGCGCGAGGGCGTCCTCGACGAGCAGATCGTCAAGTTGATCAGCAC from Hyphomicrobiales bacterium includes these protein-coding regions:
- the acxA gene encoding Acetone carboxylase beta subunit, with the protein product MNIHTPNDRSVQVLGIDAGGTMTDTFFVDSDGDFVVGKAQSTPQNEALGLIASSEDGLGAWGLTLDAALQQLQTGVYSGTAMLNRVVQRKGLRCGLIVNRGMEDFHRMGRAIQAYLGYAYEDRIHLNTHRYDPPLVPRNLTRGVVERVDMSGTVVIPLREETAREAARELIAADVEGIVISLLHSYKNPDHERRVRDIVTEEIAKSGKSIPVFASADYYPVRKETHRTNTTILEGYAAEPSRQTLKKISDAFKEHGTKFDFRVMATHGGTISWKAKELARTIVSGPIGGVIGAKYLGEVLGYSNIACSDIGGTSFDVALITQGELTIRNDPDMARLVLSLPLVAMDSVGAGAGSFIRLDPYTKAIKLGPDSAGYRVGVCWKESGIETVTISDCHMVLGYLNPDNFLGGAVKLDRQRSVDAIKVQLADPLGLSVEDAAAGVIELLDSDLRDYLRSMISGKGYSPQSFVCFSYGGAGPVHTYGYTEGLGFEDVIVPAWAAGFSAFGCAAADFEYRYDKSLDINLAPDAPDDQRMAAAQTLQAAWEELTRNVLEEFKLNGYEPEQVTLTPGYRMQYRGQLNDLEIESPLGSAGTAEDWEQLQDAFNTTYGRVYAASARSPELGYSVTGAIMRGAVPIPKPKIPKEPLEGETPPEDAKIGTRKFYRKKRWVDAQLYRMESLRPGNRVIGPAIIESDATTFVVPDGFETFLDGHRLFHLKEV
- a CDS encoding Transcriptional regulator of acetoin/glycerol metabolism, with product MHRQREMRHAWETFLGRGEAPAGIPSALVASWVRSRALGVNASRREAPLSTEPEIYRRRSGSSALLAAARPALSRSGLFLAEASSMMILTDASGFIVETAGDPRIVDNGRRNHLETGGRWEEAVIGTNAIGTALVDGKPTEIRGAAHFCEDVQRWTCAATPVRHPLDGDILGVVDISGPLAHFNPQSLALAVSIGQEIEATLGQAARAEHELLLRSFVSKRAIWLSEDILVIDRRGFVVHAAENARRRLDADPDGFRSELRQLIGSARQETWEENCRRRFPNASLEIVQNEGEAIGCLIVMHRPRSRPPTSQPKEAVEPVIGFGSILGESAAINEVRMRARKLGANSLPVLIEGETGVGKELFARAIKGAGPVADGPFVPLNCGGMPRDLIASELFGYAKGAFTGADANGRSGRIEQADGGVLCLDEIGEMPLDLQSYLLRVLEDGIVYRIGDPVGRHVDIRILSMTNRDLSAEVEAGRFRRDLYYRIAAARLRIPPLRERREDVATLARSFAARAAERLNKPAPTFAPALLEHLTAHPWPGNARELRNVVDAMVALAENDRLELADLPLELALGPAAVAHSAPPVAATLPASKANLRVAERAAILAQVEACGGNLTEAAKRLGIARSTLYLRLAEYRAAAPTGY
- a CDS encoding N-methylhydantoinase A translates to MGTIRVGIDVGGTFTDFTVLDDETGAMRHFKVSSTPHDPSEAIETGIASFPERGLSAADVVHFGHGTTVATNMVIERRGGKTGLLTTAGFRDVLEIGRQTRPDLFDMSVRKPDPLVVRPLRLEVSERLGPDGEMILPLDEEGVAAAARHFREAEVEAIAIGFLHSYRNPTHEQRAAAIIRDYLPDVFISLSSDVLPEFREYERISTTVMNAYLMPRMDGYLDRFMKRSRKTGVEAKPYTIHSNGGLMSTETARNYPVRTCLSGPAAGVVGAALVGKAASFPDIITYDVGGTSTDVALIAGGKPAYSADRDVAGYSIRCPMVDVSVIGAGGGSIAWLDDAGGLKVGPQSAAAVPGPAAYGKGGTEATITDANIVLQRLNPVALLDGAMPVDREAALKAVGAVAEKIGRSVEDTAWGVIRIAVANMARAIRAVSMDKGHDLKQFALMAFGGAGPLHASLVAAETGLETVIIPESPGTMCARGVLLSDVTRDFVSTQIKRAQGESWGEITSAVSALEEQARAWLEAETIPDDKRALQHIAEARYAGQNHEIRVEGVLTTAVDFAARFAEAHKVVYGYALDDHPVEIVNLRVQAIGHAGRPLQTVADVQGSMAAAKMGERDVYVGPERGWLTMPVYKRALMPQGEEFSGPAIIEELTSTAYVLPDQQGVVDAYGNIILKFVKGRA
- a CDS encoding LysR family transcriptional regulator, with product MRRIKLRHLDTLAAFMKTGSVTEAAQALHTTQPNASKSLKQLEDFAGVRLFERRAGRLRPTPEAELLFTHATRLMDELTLFENLSLDLTTMAQGYVNIGILSAFSTALIPMAMERFNSQYPGIQVQVDLLDSDKIHTYVSRGNYDFGLVHHPEHESDLMTQTLKTASMVCIMPKAHELAKHRIILASDLAGQPFVTYPRSVPFGAAIFRSFSTEGVRPSNYLISNQSQLIRRLVERGRGVALVDHFSVWDAGELDHIVIRQFEPRIPVSIGMIIPKRRPLSLAAQTFVNVLKDVLNPDVYSPPGSPMPDSVIDGL